A single genomic interval of Tsukamurella paurometabola harbors:
- a CDS encoding ABC transporter permease — translation MTTTLTRTPGRTPDRAAPNHIGLAETIRQSFTMGWRGVLKIRHNPEQLFDVVLQPVVFTLMFAYIFGGAISGDVHSYLPVIIPGILVQTVIVASIVTGTQLREDMNKGVFDRFRSLPIARISPLAGALLADVVRYLIATVITFVVGIAMGWRPDPLGVLASTALILFCSFAVSWIFALMGCLMQKATSVQGVSMMIMFPLTFLSNAFVPVDTMPGWLQAFVNVNPISHLVSAIRELCNSGHAGVHVTWSLVGALVIIAVFAPLAVRAYIRTAR, via the coding sequence ATGACCACCACGCTCACCCGCACCCCCGGCCGCACGCCGGACCGGGCCGCCCCCAACCACATCGGTCTCGCCGAGACGATCCGGCAGTCCTTCACGATGGGCTGGCGCGGCGTGCTCAAGATCCGGCACAACCCCGAGCAGCTCTTCGACGTCGTTCTGCAGCCCGTCGTGTTCACCCTGATGTTCGCGTACATCTTCGGCGGCGCGATCAGCGGCGACGTCCACAGCTATCTGCCGGTCATCATTCCCGGCATCCTCGTGCAGACCGTGATCGTCGCGTCGATCGTCACCGGAACCCAGCTCCGCGAGGACATGAACAAAGGTGTCTTCGACCGTTTCCGGTCGCTGCCGATCGCCCGGATCAGCCCGCTCGCCGGCGCGCTGCTCGCCGACGTCGTGCGCTACCTCATCGCCACCGTCATCACCTTCGTCGTGGGCATCGCGATGGGCTGGCGGCCCGACCCGCTCGGCGTGCTCGCCTCCACAGCACTGATCCTGTTCTGCAGCTTCGCCGTCTCCTGGATCTTCGCGCTCATGGGCTGCCTCATGCAGAAGGCCACCTCGGTACAGGGCGTGTCGATGATGATCATGTTCCCGCTCACCTTCCTGTCCAACGCCTTCGTCCCGGTCGACACCATGCCGGGGTGGTTGCAGGCCTTCGTGAACGTGAACCCGATCAGCCACCTGGTGTCCGCGATCCGCGAGCTCTGCAACTCCGGCCACGCCGGGGTGCACGTGACGTGGAGCCTCGTCGGCGCGCTCGTGATCATCGCGGTCTTCGCGCCGCTCGCGGTGCGCGCCTACATCCGCACCGCCCGCTGA
- a CDS encoding BTAD domain-containing putative transcriptional regulator, whose product MHDGSAPDDAAMIGVLGPVVAGGRPVPGVRARRLLVTLVLADGRPVSADRLVDDVWGDAPPKSPHAALHTQVSRVRAVVRPARLEAVAGGYRLEAESDLARAEAALRDGSGAAEALRLWRGIPGDDLDDGGPAAELARRAADALHRLEARVAAEALAAGDVDTARAIAERRIAADPLDEPARVLLMRALAGAGRTAEALAAYADLRRVSITELGAEPGDEAARLHRELLAGAAPVPAGPTTAPAPRAAAVGLPAEVTPLVGRADQVAELVRAVDEARVVTVLGPGGVGKTRIAEAVGAAVADAGTAVYYVPLAAVRSGGGVLPAVSRVLGLAESDLGPDGMPRRSVRDLGARVLEALGRRRCLVVLDNCEQVIDACADVVTDLVSGAPGVTVLATSRSPLQIRAERVHPLPVLATAGADSAAVELFAQRARAVRPDVALPEDAVAELCRRLDGLPLAIELAAARVRTLSVEEITDRLAQRFALLRSADRSAPDRHRTLYAVIAWSWDLLEPDAQWTLRRLCRFPAGFDTEAASAVTGLDTIALDDALISLANQSLLHVAESGGRTRYRMLETVREFGEERLAEAPVAADGTTEGAAVDRAMASWAATLAAGMWSEYRSVGGHGVIARLADDLENLAFVLRGAVDDLAGGERAAARTVIRVFPLLAGLWSMRSLHAQVQELGIRIVYALPDPREALAAGLSDEDRELWQATVLAACAAPGANPKARHVVRGRTMIRRLHRPERALLDPAEYFSSAFLQHSVYGLLRLVLAGVASPVDDVRLHALAARMNLRENSGDLTGALEDSVEIAAIGGHGDAWTEAMLAMSTASIYGQQARWSEAEQRYRTAVEKLASIGADEDAKQATAYLVASLCSLGRIDEAEALHRPLQDGWSPSDPDPDGGPEAVAAMMIGAAELARLRGAPDAALYRRAGELLVRRIPNGSRDPGGEMLVAIALLGVVACGAPETGRTLVDALIAGDEAMFGVTGYWDLPQAATMALAVGAYLVATDPASEAAPILVGLARRLGARQDYPVMHAAMQRLQVPPDGVPAQAWRAEVDRIAALSRSRAVRLLRDTTAALRRRA is encoded by the coding sequence GTGCACGACGGCAGCGCCCCCGACGATGCGGCGATGATCGGCGTCCTCGGACCGGTCGTCGCCGGCGGTCGGCCCGTGCCCGGGGTGCGGGCCCGGCGGCTCCTCGTCACGCTGGTCCTCGCCGACGGCCGGCCCGTGAGCGCCGACCGCCTCGTCGACGACGTGTGGGGCGATGCCCCGCCGAAATCGCCGCACGCGGCGCTGCACACACAGGTATCGCGCGTGCGCGCCGTCGTGCGCCCCGCCCGGCTCGAGGCCGTGGCCGGCGGGTACCGCCTCGAGGCGGAGTCCGATCTCGCCCGTGCCGAGGCGGCGCTGCGCGACGGGAGCGGGGCGGCGGAGGCGCTGCGCCTGTGGCGCGGCATCCCCGGCGACGACCTCGACGACGGCGGCCCGGCGGCCGAACTCGCGCGCCGCGCCGCCGATGCGCTCCACCGACTCGAGGCCCGCGTGGCCGCGGAGGCGCTGGCGGCGGGCGACGTCGACACGGCGCGCGCGATCGCCGAGCGGCGCATCGCCGCGGATCCGCTCGACGAGCCGGCCCGCGTTCTGCTCATGCGCGCCCTCGCCGGCGCCGGGCGGACCGCCGAGGCCCTCGCCGCATACGCGGACCTGCGCCGCGTCTCGATCACCGAGCTGGGCGCCGAACCGGGCGATGAGGCCGCCCGGCTCCATCGCGAGCTGCTGGCGGGCGCCGCCCCCGTTCCCGCCGGTCCGACGACGGCACCGGCACCGCGCGCCGCGGCGGTGGGCCTCCCGGCCGAGGTCACGCCGCTCGTCGGCCGGGCCGACCAGGTCGCCGAGCTGGTGCGGGCGGTGGACGAGGCGCGCGTCGTCACCGTGCTGGGACCGGGCGGCGTGGGGAAGACGCGGATCGCGGAGGCCGTCGGTGCCGCGGTCGCGGACGCCGGAACCGCGGTCTACTACGTGCCCCTCGCCGCGGTCCGATCGGGCGGGGGCGTCCTGCCGGCCGTCTCGCGCGTGCTGGGGTTGGCGGAGTCGGACCTCGGCCCCGACGGCATGCCGCGCAGGTCCGTCCGCGACCTGGGCGCGCGCGTGTTGGAGGCGCTCGGGCGCCGTCGATGCCTCGTCGTCCTCGACAACTGCGAGCAGGTCATCGACGCGTGCGCCGATGTGGTGACCGACCTCGTGTCGGGCGCCCCGGGCGTCACGGTGCTCGCGACCAGCCGCTCGCCCCTGCAGATCCGCGCGGAACGGGTTCATCCGCTGCCCGTCCTGGCGACCGCCGGCGCGGACTCCGCTGCGGTGGAGTTGTTCGCGCAGCGCGCCCGCGCAGTCCGGCCCGACGTGGCGCTGCCCGAGGACGCCGTCGCCGAGCTCTGCCGCCGCCTCGACGGACTGCCGCTCGCGATCGAGCTGGCCGCCGCCCGGGTGCGCACGTTGAGCGTGGAGGAGATCACCGATCGGCTCGCGCAGCGGTTCGCGCTACTGCGGTCGGCCGACCGTTCCGCGCCCGACCGGCACCGCACCCTGTACGCGGTGATCGCGTGGAGCTGGGACCTGTTGGAGCCCGACGCCCAGTGGACCCTGCGCAGGCTGTGCCGGTTCCCCGCGGGCTTCGACACCGAGGCCGCGAGCGCGGTCACGGGCCTCGACACCATCGCGCTCGACGACGCACTGATCTCGCTGGCGAACCAGTCCCTGCTGCACGTCGCGGAGAGCGGCGGTCGCACGCGCTACCGGATGTTGGAGACGGTCCGCGAGTTCGGCGAGGAACGCCTCGCCGAGGCCCCGGTCGCCGCCGACGGCACGACCGAGGGTGCCGCCGTCGACCGTGCGATGGCGTCGTGGGCGGCGACGCTCGCGGCCGGGATGTGGAGCGAGTACCGGTCCGTCGGCGGTCACGGGGTGATCGCCCGGCTCGCCGACGACCTCGAGAACCTCGCCTTCGTGCTGCGCGGCGCCGTCGACGACCTGGCCGGTGGTGAGCGCGCCGCGGCCCGGACGGTGATCCGGGTGTTCCCGCTGCTCGCCGGCCTGTGGTCGATGCGGAGCCTGCACGCGCAGGTGCAGGAGCTCGGAATCCGGATCGTGTACGCGCTCCCCGACCCGCGGGAGGCGCTCGCCGCAGGGCTGTCCGACGAGGACCGGGAACTGTGGCAGGCGACGGTGCTCGCGGCGTGTGCGGCACCCGGCGCGAATCCGAAAGCGCGGCACGTCGTCCGGGGCCGGACGATGATCCGGCGGCTGCACCGGCCCGAGCGGGCGCTCCTGGATCCGGCCGAGTACTTCAGTTCGGCCTTCCTGCAGCATTCGGTGTACGGCCTCCTGCGCCTGGTTCTTGCCGGTGTGGCGTCGCCCGTGGACGACGTGCGGCTGCACGCCCTCGCGGCCCGGATGAATCTGCGGGAGAACAGCGGCGATCTGACCGGGGCGCTGGAGGACTCCGTCGAGATCGCGGCGATCGGCGGACACGGCGACGCCTGGACGGAGGCGATGCTCGCCATGAGTACCGCGAGCATCTACGGCCAGCAGGCGCGCTGGTCGGAGGCGGAGCAGCGGTACCGCACCGCGGTGGAGAAGTTGGCGTCGATCGGTGCCGACGAGGATGCCAAGCAGGCCACGGCGTACCTCGTTGCGAGCCTGTGCTCGCTCGGCCGGATCGACGAGGCGGAGGCCCTGCACCGGCCCCTGCAGGACGGCTGGTCGCCATCGGATCCCGATCCGGACGGCGGGCCGGAGGCGGTGGCCGCCATGATGATCGGCGCGGCCGAGCTGGCGCGCCTGCGGGGTGCACCGGACGCGGCCCTCTACCGACGGGCGGGCGAGCTCCTCGTGCGCCGGATCCCCAACGGCAGCAGGGACCCCGGCGGGGAGATGCTGGTCGCGATCGCGCTGCTCGGTGTCGTGGCGTGTGGCGCGCCGGAGACCGGCAGGACGCTCGTCGACGCGCTGATCGCGGGTGACGAGGCGATGTTCGGAGTCACGGGCTACTGGGACCTGCCCCAGGCCGCGACCATGGCGCTCGCCGTCGGGGCGTATCTGGTCGCTACGGATCCGGCGTCCGAGGCGGCACCGATCCTGGTGGGCCTCGCCCGCAGGCTCGGTGCGCGCCAGGACTATCCGGTGATGCACGCGGCGATGCAGCGGCTGCAGGTGCCACCGGACGGGGTGCCGGCGCAGGCCTGGCGGGCAGAGGTGGATCGCATCGCCGCGCTGTCCCGGTCGCGTGCGGTGCGCCTCCTTCGCGACACGACCGCCGCGCTGCGCCGGAGGGCGTAG
- a CDS encoding ATP-dependent DNA ligase, whose amino-acid sequence MLFAEVVAVSAEVAGTRSRTAKITALAAVIRAAGPGDVRPVVAWLSGELLQGRLGAGWRTVARTVDSLAPAAEPALTVEEVTAALDELAGTSGAGSVARRDAVLTGLFGRATAAEQRFLVGLITGELRQGALAGVVTDAVARAAEVPLETVRRAAMLSGSLPDTAAAALRGGAEELAGFGLEVLRGVSPMLASPAEDVASALADLGSEVSVEFKLDGARIQVHRLGDEVRVYTRTLRDITDAVPEIVALARDLPCRSVVLDGESLALTDAGRPRPFQETMSRFGSAESGETVLRPYFFDCLHLDGRDLLDEPLSVRLDALRAVAGELRIPALTRPTPDEAAAHYEAALAAGHEGVMVKALASSYAAGRRGRAWQKVKQTHTLDLVVLGAEWGYGRRTGMLSNLHLGARDPDGGDPIMVGKTFKGLTDALLRWQTEEFPHHERARDAHTVYLRPEIVVEIELDGVQVSRRYPGGVALRFARVLRYRPDKNAADADTIGAVRALLPG is encoded by the coding sequence GTGCTGTTCGCCGAGGTCGTCGCCGTGTCCGCCGAGGTCGCGGGCACCCGCTCGCGTACCGCGAAGATCACCGCGCTCGCCGCCGTGATCCGCGCCGCGGGGCCCGGGGACGTGCGCCCCGTCGTGGCGTGGCTGTCGGGTGAGCTCCTGCAGGGGCGCCTCGGCGCGGGATGGCGCACCGTCGCGCGGACCGTCGACTCGCTCGCGCCCGCGGCGGAGCCGGCCCTGACGGTCGAGGAGGTCACGGCCGCGCTGGACGAGCTGGCCGGGACGTCGGGCGCGGGGTCCGTCGCCCGACGGGACGCCGTCCTCACCGGTCTGTTCGGGCGCGCGACGGCGGCGGAGCAGCGGTTCCTCGTCGGGCTCATCACCGGTGAGCTGCGGCAGGGTGCTCTCGCGGGCGTGGTGACCGATGCCGTGGCGCGCGCCGCGGAGGTGCCGCTCGAGACGGTGCGCCGCGCGGCCATGCTGTCCGGCTCGCTGCCGGATACGGCCGCCGCGGCCCTGCGCGGCGGCGCCGAGGAACTCGCGGGGTTCGGCCTCGAGGTGCTGCGCGGGGTCTCGCCGATGCTCGCCTCGCCGGCGGAGGACGTCGCGTCCGCCCTGGCCGACCTGGGATCGGAGGTGAGCGTCGAGTTCAAGCTGGACGGCGCCCGGATCCAGGTGCACCGGCTCGGCGACGAGGTGCGCGTCTACACCCGTACGCTCCGCGACATCACCGATGCGGTGCCCGAGATCGTCGCGCTGGCCAGGGACTTGCCGTGCCGGTCCGTCGTGCTCGACGGGGAGTCCCTCGCCCTGACCGACGCCGGCCGGCCGCGGCCCTTCCAGGAGACGATGAGCAGGTTCGGGTCGGCGGAGTCCGGTGAGACGGTACTGCGTCCCTACTTCTTCGACTGTCTCCATCTCGACGGCCGTGACCTGCTGGACGAGCCGCTGTCGGTCCGGCTCGACGCGCTGCGGGCAGTGGCCGGGGAGCTGCGCATCCCCGCGCTGACCCGGCCCACCCCGGACGAAGCCGCAGCCCACTACGAGGCCGCCCTCGCCGCGGGACACGAGGGCGTCATGGTCAAGGCGCTCGCCTCGTCCTACGCCGCGGGGCGCCGGGGCCGCGCATGGCAGAAGGTCAAGCAGACGCACACGCTCGACCTGGTGGTGCTGGGTGCCGAGTGGGGATACGGCCGCCGCACCGGCATGCTCTCCAACCTGCACCTCGGCGCGCGGGACCCGGACGGTGGAGATCCGATCATGGTGGGCAAGACCTTCAAGGGGCTGACCGACGCCCTGCTCCGCTGGCAGACGGAGGAGTTCCCGCACCATGAGCGCGCTCGTGACGCGCACACGGTGTACCTGCGGCCCGAGATCGTGGTCGAGATCGAGCTCGACGGGGTGCAGGTCTCGCGCCGGTACCCCGGTGGGGTCGCGCTGCGCTTCGCCCGTGTGCTGCGGTACCGCCCGGACAAGAACGCCGCCGATGCGGACACGATCGGCGCCGTGCGGGCGCTACTGCCCGGGTAG
- a CDS encoding succinic semialdehyde dehydrogenase: protein MASPTQIDSTLPARVTDELIERLTALVVADGTREPFTMTEVFTGAAIGTLPQSTPSDVVAAFATAREAQRQWAQRPLEERLAVFRRLHELILENNELLVDLIQSGTGKNRRMAFEESCDVPMVISHYLKSAPKLLRSRRRGGPVPVVSNSVELHRPKGVIGVIAPWNFPFAMALSDAIPALIAGNGVVLKPDNKTALAALYGVELLRRAGAPDGLFQVVCGQGPDVGPALIDESDFVMFTGSSATGVTVGERAGRNLIGCSLELGGKNPMIVLDDVDLDEAVPSAIFAVFANAGQACMHIERMYVHEKIYDEFSRRFVAAAGALKLGATYDFEPDMGSLASPDQLRRVAAHVEDARAKGATVLCGGRERTDIGPAFYAPTILTDVTPDMHLASAETFGPVVSLFRYASDDEAIRLANDTRYGLNASVWGKDLRRAARIGAQLEAGNVNINDGFAASFASKGTPSGGWKASGVGVRHGDAGLLKYTDTTNLATLKQQVYNPRPGQTYEQYTRQTKQVLRWMRKLRIR from the coding sequence ATGGCTTCGCCCACGCAGATCGACAGCACCCTGCCCGCGCGCGTCACCGACGAGCTGATCGAGCGCCTCACCGCGCTGGTGGTGGCCGACGGCACCCGCGAACCGTTCACCATGACCGAGGTCTTCACCGGCGCGGCCATCGGCACCCTCCCGCAGTCCACGCCGAGCGACGTGGTCGCGGCCTTCGCCACCGCGCGGGAGGCGCAGCGACAGTGGGCGCAGCGGCCCCTCGAGGAGCGTCTCGCCGTGTTCCGGCGCCTGCACGAGCTGATCCTCGAGAACAACGAGCTGCTCGTCGACCTCATCCAGAGCGGCACCGGGAAGAACCGGCGGATGGCGTTCGAGGAGTCCTGCGACGTCCCGATGGTGATCAGTCACTACCTCAAGTCCGCACCCAAGCTGCTCCGCTCGCGCCGCCGCGGCGGCCCGGTCCCCGTGGTGAGCAACTCCGTGGAGCTGCACCGCCCCAAGGGCGTCATCGGCGTCATCGCGCCGTGGAACTTCCCGTTCGCGATGGCCCTGTCGGACGCGATCCCCGCCCTCATCGCCGGCAACGGCGTGGTCCTCAAGCCCGACAACAAGACCGCGCTCGCCGCGCTGTACGGCGTCGAGCTGCTGCGCCGCGCCGGCGCACCGGACGGGCTGTTCCAGGTGGTCTGCGGGCAGGGGCCGGACGTCGGCCCCGCGCTGATCGACGAGTCGGACTTCGTGATGTTCACGGGTTCCAGCGCCACGGGTGTCACGGTCGGCGAGCGGGCCGGCCGCAACCTCATCGGTTGCAGTCTCGAACTGGGCGGGAAGAACCCGATGATCGTCCTCGATGACGTCGATCTCGATGAGGCCGTCCCGTCGGCGATCTTCGCGGTCTTCGCCAACGCCGGTCAGGCCTGCATGCACATCGAGCGGATGTACGTCCACGAGAAGATCTACGACGAGTTCTCCCGCCGGTTCGTCGCCGCCGCCGGCGCGCTCAAGCTGGGCGCGACCTACGACTTCGAGCCGGACATGGGCTCGCTCGCCTCGCCCGACCAGCTGCGCCGCGTCGCCGCCCACGTCGAGGACGCGCGGGCCAAGGGCGCCACGGTGCTGTGCGGCGGCCGTGAGCGCACCGACATCGGGCCGGCGTTCTACGCGCCGACGATCCTCACCGATGTCACTCCGGACATGCACCTCGCCTCCGCCGAGACCTTCGGTCCCGTGGTCTCCCTGTTCCGCTACGCGAGCGACGACGAGGCGATCCGCCTCGCCAACGACACCCGCTACGGACTCAACGCCAGCGTGTGGGGCAAGGACCTGCGCCGCGCGGCGCGGATCGGCGCACAGCTGGAGGCGGGCAACGTCAACATCAACGACGGCTTCGCCGCGTCCTTCGCGAGCAAGGGCACCCCGTCGGGCGGGTGGAAGGCCTCGGGCGTGGGCGTGCGCCACGGCGACGCGGGCCTCCTGAAGTACACCGACACCACCAACCTCGCGACCCTCAAGCAGCAGGTGTACAACCCGCGCCCGGGGCAGACCTACGAGCAGTACACCCGGCAGACGAAGCAGGTGCTGCGCTGGATGCGCAAGCTGCGCATCCGCTGA
- a CDS encoding AMP-binding protein has product MSGALSQSLPTVADLLRARADDPGAGLRAGDRTWSWAEHVTESSVRAAVLRELLPDAAGGGNGGGAAPRHVGVLADNVPEFSLLLGAAALSGAVVVGLNPTRRGDALARDVALADCAVVLTQGRHAALLDGLDLGVPVLDLDGPQWAALLGAHAGAPLPTADVTPETLLALVFTSGTSGEPKAVRATHGKFTGAGIMLAQRFGLSGDDTAYIAMPLFHSNALLAGWAVALAAGATIALAERFSASGFLGDVRRYGATYANYVGTPLSYILATEERPDDADNPLRVLYGNEGRAEDIAAFARRFGCHVQDGYGSSENGVAIARTPDTPPDALGPLPDGVAVWRPGTSTECPRAETAPDGTLLNPDEAIGELVNTAGTGGFSGYYNDPAADAARSDGGVYRTGDLAYVDEAGYVHFAGRTGDWLRVGGENLGVAPIERALLRHPAVADAAVYGLPDRIGDQVAAAVVVVPGAELTPDALAAFLRAQPDLGPRQYPRRWRVVDELPRTPSFKVLRRALIADGIDATAPLPGQ; this is encoded by the coding sequence ATGAGCGGCGCACTCTCGCAGTCGCTTCCGACGGTCGCCGACCTGCTCCGCGCCCGCGCCGACGACCCCGGCGCGGGCCTGCGGGCCGGCGACCGAACGTGGAGCTGGGCGGAGCACGTCACCGAGTCCTCGGTCCGCGCCGCCGTCCTGCGGGAGCTTCTGCCCGACGCCGCCGGAGGCGGCAACGGTGGCGGAGCTGCGCCCCGGCACGTCGGGGTCCTCGCGGACAACGTCCCCGAGTTCTCCCTCCTGCTCGGCGCCGCGGCGCTGTCGGGCGCGGTCGTCGTGGGGCTCAACCCCACCCGCCGCGGCGACGCGCTCGCGCGCGACGTCGCGCTCGCCGACTGCGCTGTCGTCCTCACCCAGGGCCGGCACGCGGCGCTGCTCGACGGGCTCGACCTCGGCGTCCCGGTCCTCGACCTCGACGGTCCGCAGTGGGCCGCGCTCCTCGGCGCGCACGCGGGCGCGCCGCTGCCGACCGCCGACGTCACACCCGAGACCCTGCTCGCTCTCGTCTTCACCTCCGGAACCAGCGGCGAGCCGAAGGCCGTGCGGGCCACGCACGGCAAGTTCACCGGCGCCGGAATCATGCTGGCGCAGCGGTTCGGCCTGAGCGGCGACGACACCGCCTACATCGCGATGCCCCTGTTCCACTCCAACGCGCTGCTCGCCGGCTGGGCGGTGGCGCTCGCGGCCGGCGCGACCATCGCCCTCGCCGAACGATTCTCGGCCTCCGGCTTCCTCGGCGACGTCCGGCGGTACGGCGCCACCTACGCGAACTACGTGGGCACACCCCTGTCCTACATCCTCGCCACCGAGGAACGCCCCGACGACGCCGACAACCCGCTGCGCGTGCTCTACGGCAACGAGGGCCGCGCCGAGGACATCGCCGCCTTCGCCCGGCGCTTCGGCTGCCACGTCCAGGACGGCTACGGCTCCTCGGAGAACGGCGTCGCCATCGCCCGTACGCCGGACACTCCGCCCGACGCACTGGGGCCACTGCCCGACGGAGTCGCCGTGTGGCGGCCCGGCACCTCGACCGAATGCCCCCGCGCGGAGACGGCCCCGGACGGGACGCTCCTCAACCCGGACGAGGCGATCGGCGAGCTGGTGAACACCGCCGGCACCGGCGGCTTCTCGGGCTACTACAACGATCCCGCCGCGGACGCCGCGCGCTCGGACGGCGGCGTCTACCGCACGGGCGATCTGGCGTACGTCGACGAGGCGGGGTACGTCCACTTCGCCGGCCGCACCGGCGACTGGCTGCGGGTGGGCGGCGAGAATCTGGGCGTCGCACCGATCGAGCGCGCGTTGCTGCGCCATCCCGCTGTCGCGGATGCCGCCGTGTACGGGCTCCCGGACCGGATCGGCGATCAGGTGGCGGCGGCGGTCGTGGTCGTGCCCGGCGCGGAACTCACTCCCGACGCCCTCGCCGCGTTCCTCCGCGCACAACCCGATCTGGGGCCGCGGCAGTACCCGCGCCGCTGGCGGGTCGTGGACGAGCTGCCCCGGACCCCGTCGTTCAAGGTGCTCCGCCGCGCACTCATCGCCGACGGGATCGACGCCACCGCACCGCTACCCGGGCAGTAG
- a CDS encoding ATP-binding cassette domain-containing protein translates to MPMTITQMRTGQSPSSPTDLAIDARGLVKHFGATRAVNGVDLQVPTGTVYGVLGPNGAGKTTTISMLATLLRPDAGSARVFGHDVVAESTTVRSLIGVTGQYASVDEDLTARQNLVLFGRLLGRSRAASRSRAEELLGAFGLEDAANRPLKEFSGGMRRRLDLAASLIDTPPLLFLDEPTTGLDPRTRSQMWDTIRDLVAQGSTVLLTTQYLDEADQLADRIAVIDHGLVIADGTADELKASVGSSTLQLTPADRADAPAVARTVERILAEPAALSPEAARVTAPLHRPDLVPDLLIALREQGVAVEEITVSKPSLDEVFLTLTGRPDAGSDGATPTDPAQEAS, encoded by the coding sequence ATGCCCATGACGATCACACAGATGAGGACCGGCCAGAGCCCGTCCTCCCCCACCGACCTCGCGATCGACGCCCGCGGCCTGGTCAAGCACTTCGGTGCGACCCGCGCGGTCAATGGCGTCGACCTCCAGGTGCCCACGGGCACCGTCTACGGCGTTCTCGGCCCCAACGGCGCGGGCAAGACGACCACCATCAGCATGCTCGCGACCCTGCTGCGGCCGGATGCGGGCAGCGCCCGTGTCTTCGGCCACGACGTCGTGGCCGAGTCCACCACCGTGCGCTCGCTCATCGGCGTGACGGGGCAGTACGCCTCGGTCGACGAGGACCTCACCGCCCGGCAGAACCTCGTGCTCTTCGGCCGGCTGCTCGGCAGGAGCCGCGCCGCCTCCCGGTCGCGGGCCGAGGAACTGCTCGGAGCGTTCGGTCTGGAGGACGCCGCGAACCGGCCCCTCAAGGAGTTCTCCGGCGGCATGCGGCGGCGGCTCGACCTCGCCGCCAGCCTTATCGACACCCCACCGCTGCTGTTCCTCGACGAGCCGACGACCGGCCTCGACCCGCGCACCCGTTCGCAGATGTGGGACACCATCCGCGACCTCGTGGCCCAGGGGTCGACGGTGCTGCTCACCACGCAGTACCTCGACGAGGCGGACCAGTTGGCCGATCGGATCGCCGTGATCGACCACGGGCTCGTCATCGCCGACGGCACCGCCGACGAGCTCAAGGCCTCGGTCGGCAGTTCGACGCTGCAGCTCACCCCGGCCGACCGCGCGGATGCTCCCGCCGTCGCGCGCACCGTCGAGCGGATCCTGGCCGAGCCGGCCGCGCTCAGCCCCGAGGCGGCCCGTGTCACCGCCCCGCTGCACCGGCCGGATCTGGTGCCCGACCTGCTCATCGCCCTGCGCGAGCAGGGTGTCGCCGTCGAGGAGATCACCGTCTCCAAGCCGAGCCTCGACGAGGTCTTCCTCACCCTCACCGGTCGCCCGGACGCCGGCTCCGACGGCGCGACCCCCACCGATCCCGCCCAGGAGGCGTCATGA
- a CDS encoding LLM class F420-dependent oxidoreductase, translating to MVNDLNLGINLGYWTRGPEDHTAAVIAADDLGYDYVFTAEAYGSDAFSTLAWYGSRTKRIKLGTAVAQIPARTPTATAMHALTIDGLSGGRMVLGLGASGPQVAEGWYGNPFAKPLARTREYVDIVRQVIAREEPVTSAGPHYPLPLPGGTGLGKPLKSIALPVRPRIPIFLGAEGPKNVALSTEIADGWLPLFVDPQQVESVFGDSLAGRSPDFEIAATVSVIVSDDLDAALTQAKVPLAFYIGGMGHKSTNFHLDLIGRLGFADAAVEVQEKFLAGDRAGAIAAVPDELADSIALLGPIDRITERLALWRESPVTTVLFSGVREESSLRALAEAARG from the coding sequence ATGGTCAACGATCTCAATCTGGGCATCAACCTCGGCTACTGGACCCGTGGGCCGGAGGACCACACCGCGGCGGTGATCGCCGCCGACGACCTCGGCTACGACTACGTCTTCACCGCCGAGGCCTACGGCTCCGACGCCTTCTCGACGTTGGCCTGGTACGGATCCCGCACCAAGCGGATCAAACTGGGCACCGCCGTGGCGCAGATCCCCGCGCGCACCCCCACGGCGACCGCCATGCACGCCCTCACGATCGACGGCCTCTCCGGCGGCCGCATGGTGCTCGGCCTGGGCGCCTCCGGGCCACAGGTCGCCGAGGGCTGGTACGGGAACCCGTTCGCCAAGCCGCTCGCCCGGACGCGCGAGTACGTCGACATCGTGCGGCAGGTGATCGCCCGGGAGGAGCCGGTCACCAGCGCCGGCCCGCACTACCCGCTGCCGCTGCCCGGGGGGACGGGCCTCGGCAAGCCGCTCAAGTCCATCGCCCTGCCCGTGCGGCCGCGGATCCCGATCTTCCTCGGCGCGGAGGGGCCGAAGAACGTCGCGCTGTCGACGGAGATCGCCGACGGCTGGCTGCCGCTGTTCGTCGATCCGCAGCAGGTCGAGTCGGTCTTCGGCGACTCCCTCGCGGGTCGTTCCCCGGACTTCGAGATCGCCGCGACCGTGTCGGTGATCGTCTCCGACGACCTCGACGCCGCGCTCACGCAGGCGAAGGTCCCGCTGGCCTTCTACATCGGCGGGATGGGCCACAAGTCGACGAACTTCCACCTGGACCTCATCGGCCGGCTCGGCTTCGCCGACGCCGCGGTCGAAGTCCAGGAGAAGTTCCTCGCGGGCGACCGCGCGGGCGCCATCGCCGCCGTCCCGGATGAGCTCGCCGACTCCATCGCCCTGCTCGGCCCGATCGACCGGATCACCGAGCGCCTCGCGCTGTGGCGGGAATCCCCCGTCACGACGGTCCTGTTCAGCGGCGTCCGCGAGGAGTCATCACTGCGCGCGCTGGCCGAGGCGGCCCGGGGCTGA